One window of the Sciurus carolinensis chromosome 8, mSciCar1.2, whole genome shotgun sequence genome contains the following:
- the Vstm2a gene encoding V-set and transmembrane domain-containing protein 2A isoform X3 → MMGIFLAYVGIVFFSVLYVQQGLSSQAKFTEFPRNVTATEGQNVEMSCAFQSGSASVYLEIQWWFLRGPEDLEPGSEVTGAQVELLPDREPDNDGTKISTVKVQGNDISHKLQISKVRKKDEGLYECRVTDANYGELQEHKAQAYLKVNANSHARRMQAFEASPMWLQDMKPRKNISAAVPSSIHSSANQRTHSTSSPQAVAKIPKQSPQSA, encoded by the exons ATGATGGGGATCTTTTTGGCATATgttggaattgttttcttttccgtTTTATACGTACAACAAGGGCTTTCTTCTCAAG CAAAATTTACCGAGTTTCCGCGGAACGTGACAGCGACCGAGGGGCAGAATGTGGAGATGTCCTGCGCTTTCCAGAGCGGCTCCGCTTCGGTGTACCTGGAGATCCAGTGGTGGTTCCTGCGGGGACCCGAGGACCTGGAGCCCGGGTCCGAGGTGACTGGAGCGCAG GTGGAGCTCTTGCCCGACAGAGAGCCGGACAACGATGGGACCAAGATCAGT ACAGTGAAAGTTCAAGGCAATGACATCTCCCACAAGCTTCAGATTTCCAAAGTGAGGAAAAAGGATGAAGGTTTATATGAGTGCAGGGTGACTGACGCCAATTATGGAGAGCTCCAAGAACACAAGGCCCAGGCCTACCTGAAAGTCAACGCCAACAGCCATGCTCGGAGGATGCAGGCCTTTGAAGCCTCACCTATGTGGCTGCAAGACATGAAGCCCCGCAAGAACATCTCAGCTGCGGTTCCCAGCAGTATCCACAGCTCAGCCAACCAACGGACGCACTCCACCTCCAGCCCTCAAGCGGTAGCCAAAATTCCCAAACAAAGTCCACAATCAG CCTAA
- the Vstm2a gene encoding V-set and transmembrane domain-containing protein 2A isoform X1 has protein sequence MMGIFLAYVGIVFFSVLYVQQGLSSQAKFTEFPRNVTATEGQNVEMSCAFQSGSASVYLEIQWWFLRGPEDLEPGSEVTGAQVELLPDREPDNDGTKISTVKVQGNDISHKLQISKVRKKDEGLYECRVTDANYGELQEHKAQAYLKVNANSHARRMQAFEASPMWLQDMKPRKNISAAVPSSIHSSANQRTHSTSSPQAVAKIPKQSPQSAKSKSPVKSTERTAKLTLNSKHHSAPSVL, from the exons ATGATGGGGATCTTTTTGGCATATgttggaattgttttcttttccgtTTTATACGTACAACAAGGGCTTTCTTCTCAAG CAAAATTTACCGAGTTTCCGCGGAACGTGACAGCGACCGAGGGGCAGAATGTGGAGATGTCCTGCGCTTTCCAGAGCGGCTCCGCTTCGGTGTACCTGGAGATCCAGTGGTGGTTCCTGCGGGGACCCGAGGACCTGGAGCCCGGGTCCGAGGTGACTGGAGCGCAG GTGGAGCTCTTGCCCGACAGAGAGCCGGACAACGATGGGACCAAGATCAGT ACAGTGAAAGTTCAAGGCAATGACATCTCCCACAAGCTTCAGATTTCCAAAGTGAGGAAAAAGGATGAAGGTTTATATGAGTGCAGGGTGACTGACGCCAATTATGGAGAGCTCCAAGAACACAAGGCCCAGGCCTACCTGAAAGTCAACGCCAACAGCCATGCTCGGAGGATGCAGGCCTTTGAAGCCTCACCTATGTGGCTGCAAGACATGAAGCCCCGCAAGAACATCTCAGCTGCGGTTCCCAGCAGTATCCACAGCTCAGCCAACCAACGGACGCACTCCACCTCCAGCCCTCAAGCGGTAGCCAAAATTCCCAAACAAAGTCCACAATCAG CAAAGAGCAAATCGCCTGTAAAATCTACGGAGCGGACAGCAAAGTTGACCCTAAACTCCAAGCATCATTCCGCACCCTCTGTACTCTAA
- the Vstm2a gene encoding V-set and transmembrane domain-containing protein 2A isoform X2 codes for MMGIFLAYVGIVFFSVLYVQQGLSSQAKFTEFPRNVTATEGQNVEMSCAFQSGSASVYLEIQWWFLRGPEDLEPGSEVTGAQVELLPDREPDNDGTKISTVKVQGNDISHKLQISKVRKKDEGLYECRVTDANYGELQEHKAQAYLKVNANSHARRMQAFEASPMWLQDMKPRKNISAAVPSSIHSSANQRTHSTSSPQAVAKIPKQSPQSGARIATSHGLSVLLLVCGFVKGALL; via the exons ATGATGGGGATCTTTTTGGCATATgttggaattgttttcttttccgtTTTATACGTACAACAAGGGCTTTCTTCTCAAG CAAAATTTACCGAGTTTCCGCGGAACGTGACAGCGACCGAGGGGCAGAATGTGGAGATGTCCTGCGCTTTCCAGAGCGGCTCCGCTTCGGTGTACCTGGAGATCCAGTGGTGGTTCCTGCGGGGACCCGAGGACCTGGAGCCCGGGTCCGAGGTGACTGGAGCGCAG GTGGAGCTCTTGCCCGACAGAGAGCCGGACAACGATGGGACCAAGATCAGT ACAGTGAAAGTTCAAGGCAATGACATCTCCCACAAGCTTCAGATTTCCAAAGTGAGGAAAAAGGATGAAGGTTTATATGAGTGCAGGGTGACTGACGCCAATTATGGAGAGCTCCAAGAACACAAGGCCCAGGCCTACCTGAAAGTCAACGCCAACAGCCATGCTCGGAGGATGCAGGCCTTTGAAGCCTCACCTATGTGGCTGCAAGACATGAAGCCCCGCAAGAACATCTCAGCTGCGGTTCCCAGCAGTATCCACAGCTCAGCCAACCAACGGACGCACTCCACCTCCAGCCCTCAAGCGGTAGCCAAAATTCCCAAACAAAGTCCACAATCAG GTGCGAGGATAGCTACAAGCCATGGACTTTCTGTCCTGCTTCTTGTTTGTGGCTTTGTGAAGGGTGCTTTGCTTTAA